The Hemibagrus wyckioides isolate EC202008001 linkage group LG15, SWU_Hwy_1.0, whole genome shotgun sequence genome window below encodes:
- the lg15h1orf52 gene encoding UPF0690 protein C1orf52 homolog has product MSDEEKKKDMGEGRNFFMNYSDSDLSDSSSDSDDGEQKTSRKKRKLDEKSGASEGKAGSSGGQGKGGSGGIPLPKPDDLFRSVSKPAFLYNPLNKQIDWESRIVKAPEEPPKEFKVWKSNAVPPPQSYEVKEKKGPPPGMDMAIKWSSVYEDNGDDAPHRQAQQAHFLPDDELAHSDDDDDDDEEKDGKTSLSAKKRRVETFQQKEKRKRDLGQATSDKNFVEEEKRILRQCLE; this is encoded by the exons ATGTCTGacgaggagaagaagaaggacatGGGTGAAGGGCGGAACTTCTTCATGAATTACAGCGACAGCGATCTGAGTGACAGCAGCAGCGACTCGGATGATGGAGAGCAGAAAACATCGCGGAAGAAGCGGAAGCTCGATGAGAAAAGCGGCGCTTCTGAGGGAAAAGCGGGATCTTCAGGGGGACAGGGGAAGGGTGGAAGTGGAGGAATTCCGTTACCCAAACCTGATGATCTGTTCAGATCGGTGTCCAAGCCCGCTTTCCTTTACAACCCGCTGAATAAACAGATCGACTGGGAGAGCCGCATCGTTAAAGCTCCCGAAGAG CCTCCTAAGGAGTTCAAGGTGTGGAAGAGCAACGCCGTGCCTCCTCCTCAGAGTtatgaggtgaaggagaagaagggtCCGCCTCCCGGCATGGACATGGCCATAAAGTGGTCCAGCGTGTACGAGGACAACGGAGACGATGCTCCTCACAGACAAGCACAGCAGGCTCACTTTCTACCTGACGATGAGCTGGCGCATTCTG acgacgatgatgatgatgatgaagagaagGATGGGAAGACGTCCTTGTCAGCCAAGAAGCGCAGAGTGGAGACGTTCCAGCAGAAGGAAAAGCGGAAGCGTGATCTGGGCCAAGCCACGTCTGATAAGAACTTTGTGGAGGAGGAAAAGCGGATCTTGAGGCAGTGTTTGGAGTGA
- the ddah1 gene encoding N(G),N(G)-dimethylarginine dimethylaminohydrolase 1 isoform X2, which produces MKNALTKLGLNIVEMTDESATLDGGDVLFTGQEFFVGLSKRTNQRGAEILADTFKDYAVSTVPVKHGLHLKSFCSMAGPGLIAIGSSESAQKALKTMQQMSDHKYDKLTLPDDAAANCVYMNLPGKGHVLLHCTPEEYPESAKVFEKLKEHMLIPVPNMEGAKVDGALTCCSVLINKPAMV; this is translated from the exons ATGAAGAATGCCTTGACGAAGCTTGGCCTGAACATTGTGGAGATGACGGATGAATCGGCTACACTGGATGGAGGAGATGTTCTTTTTACAG GTCAAGAGTTCTTCGTGGGCTTGTCAAAACGAACCAATCAACGAGGGGCAGAGATCCTAGCTGATACCTTTAAG GACTATGCTGTGTCCACTGTGCCAGTAAAGCACGGCCTGCACCTGAAGAGCTTCTGCAGTATGGCAGGTCCAGGACTTATTGCTATTGGTTCCAGTGAATCAGCCCAGAAAGCCTTAAAG ACGATGCAGCAGATGAGTGATCATAAATATGATAAGCTCACACTTCCTGACGATGCTGCCGCTAACTGTGTGTACATGAATCTGCCCGGTAAAGGACATGTCCTGCTGCACTGCACACCGGAGGAGTACCCTGAGAGTGCTAag GTGTTTGAGAAGCTGAAGGAGCACATGCTCATCCCTGTTCCCAACATGGAGGGGGCAAAGGTGGACGGAGCGCTCACTTGCTGCTCGGTTCTCATCAATAAACCAGCCATGGTCTAA